Below is a genomic region from Echinicola rosea.
ATAATCATAAAACCAATCTAAGTGACCCAAATTATCGTATTCGCTGATATGGAAATTCAGCAGATACGATAATTTTACAATATTTTAATTTTTCAATATTCCATTTTTCCCTATCTTAATGACATGTCAAAATTCCATCATTACCAGACACTAATCACCTGGACCGGCAATACCGGCATGGGCACAAGAGGGTACTTGGCCTACCAACGAAACTTTGATGTCGTTACAGAGGGCCGGCCGGTCATTTACGGAAGTGCCGATCCCCATTTTCGTGGAGATAAATCACGCCACAACCCTGAAGAGTTGTTCCTTGCCAGCATCGCCTCCTGTCATATGCTTTGGTACTTGCACCTGTGTGCCGAAGCGGGAGTGAGTATCGTTTCTTATGAAGACCATGCGGAAGGAATCATGCAAGAAAACAAAAATGGCTCTGGCCAATTCAGTGAAGTGGTGCTCTATCCAGTAGTCACCGTGGAATCCGAATCCATGAAAACCAAAGCCATGCAACTTCATGAGGAAGCAAACAAGTATTGTTTTATCGCCAACAGCTGCAACTTTAAAATCCGCCATAAACCTGTCGTCAGGATTGCTTCCAAAAAGCAAAGCTATAGCTGATCCGATACATTTCGGATCAGCCGCTATGAGGGGGGAAAACTTGCGTTTAGTCTTTTAAAACAGTCTTGGCTCCTGATCAAGGAAATCAAATATAGTCCTCTCCCTTGTTCTTGGCGTCAGCGACAAATTCCTTGAATTTCTTTTCAGCATCCAGCTTACAGATCAAGAGCACATTTTCGGATTCATTGATGAGGTAATTATCCAATCCATGGACTACGACCAGCTTCTGGGGAGACACTTTGATGTAGCTATTGGACGTATCATAGAGCATGGCATTGGCATCCACCACATTATTGTTTTTATCTTTGGGCTTCAGTTTATGGATGCTCAGCCAAGAACCAAGATCAGACCATCCAAAATCACCCAGGATCAGGTAAACATCCTCTGACTTTTCCATAATCCCAATGTCAATAGTGACATTTTTCACCAAAGAATAAGCACGTTTCACGAACGCCTCTTCCTCCGAAGTATCATAAAAATCAGCTCCTTCTTCAAAAACCTCTGCTAATTCAGGCATCTGTTCTTCATATGCCCGGATAATGGACTTGTTTTTCCAAACGAACACACCACTGTTCCAAACAAAATCCCCACTTTCCAGAAAGGTTTTTGCCAGTTCTACATCCGGTTTTTCTGTAAAAGTCTTTACCTTCTTGACTTCCTTCTGGCTATCGATGTACTGGATGTATCCATATCCCGTATCTGGCCTATTGGGTTTGATGCCGATAGTAATCAAGTGACTGTCCTTTTCGGCCTCACTTAAGGCCAAAGCCATGGTCTCCTGAAAAGTCACTTCATGTAAGATCAAATGATCCGAAGGAGTCACAATCACCCGAGCGTCCGGATCTTTCTTTTGGATCACATAGCTGGCATAGGCAATGCAGGTGGCGGTATTTCTTCGAAGGGGCTCTCTTAAGATTTGGGCATCATCCAAGTCCGGCAGCTGCTCTTTGACGACGTGGGCATAAATATGGTTTGTCACCACAATAAACCTGTCAG
It encodes:
- a CDS encoding OsmC family protein: MSKFHHYQTLITWTGNTGMGTRGYLAYQRNFDVVTEGRPVIYGSADPHFRGDKSRHNPEELFLASIASCHMLWYLHLCAEAGVSIVSYEDHAEGIMQENKNGSGQFSEVVLYPVVTVESESMKTKAMQLHEEANKYCFIANSCNFKIRHKPVVRIASKKQSYS
- a CDS encoding mannose-1-phosphate guanylyltransferase is translated as MQNIPYIVVLAGGVGTKFWPHSRNNLPKQFLDLLGTGRSLLQNTYDRFVKLSSPDRFIVVTNHIYAHVVKEQLPDLDDAQILREPLRRNTATCIAYASYVIQKKDPDARVIVTPSDHLILHEVTFQETMALALSEAEKDSHLITIGIKPNRPDTGYGYIQYIDSQKEVKKVKTFTEKPDVELAKTFLESGDFVWNSGVFVWKNKSIIRAYEEQMPELAEVFEEGADFYDTSEEEAFVKRAYSLVKNVTIDIGIMEKSEDVYLILGDFGWSDLGSWLSIHKLKPKDKNNNVVDANAMLYDTSNSYIKVSPQKLVVVHGLDNYLINESENVLLICKLDAEKKFKEFVADAKNKGEDYI